Proteins from a genomic interval of Trifolium pratense cultivar HEN17-A07 linkage group LG6, ARS_RC_1.1, whole genome shotgun sequence:
- the LOC123891067 gene encoding uncharacterized protein LOC123891067, which yields MSYFTSNSSFLFLLFSLSLFFLSTNSKTLHLHSLHVPDGVEVDGERNHDEVLPWKTRRSMAEDVVLPNTSLILAQEQTTRKDPLDHYNIYNGGWNISNQHYIASVVFTAVPLFIVAAIWFVIFGLTLCFICLCYCCCRREPRGYSRLAYSLSLIFLILFTSAAIAGCIVLYNAQGKFHESTSKTLKYVVSQADFTAENLRNVSNYLDAAKNIGVDAIVLPDDVQKNIDTIKIKIKSSAVELSTKAHENAEHIQDGLDGMRLALVIIAAVMLFVSFLGFLFLIFGLQGLVYFLIFFGWFLVAGTFILCGVFLFLHNVVADTCVAMDEWVQNPTAHTALDEILPCVDTATAQQTVIQSRDVTRQLVMLVDKVITDVANKNVPAQAGQPVYYNQSGPLMPVLCNPYNPDLTIRTCGSGEVALDNATEVWKSYTCELSPAGFCKTPGRMTPAIASQMEAAVNVSYALYHYVPFLVELQDCTFVRETFTDVSNKYCPGLRNNSRSIYDGLVVASVGVMLSLILWIIYARERRHRVYAKIIHC from the coding sequence ATGTCATACTTCACATCAAACTCTTCTTTTCTCTTccttcttttttctctctcccTTTTCTTTCTCTCCACCAATTCAAAAACTCTTCATTTACATTCCTTACATGTTCCAGATGGTGTTGAGGTTGATGGTGAGAGAAACCACGACGAAGTGTTACCATGGAAAACGAGAAGATCTATGGCGGAAGATGTTGTTTTGCCAAACACGTCTTTAATATTGGCTCAAGAACAGACAACAAGAAAGGACCCTCTTGATCATTACAACATTTACAATGGTGGTTGGAATATCAGCAATCAACATTACATAGCCTCTGTAGTTTTTACTGCAGTTCCATTATTTATTGTTGCTGCAATATGGTTTGTGATTTTTGGGCTTACTTTGTGCTTCATATGTTTATGTTACTGCTGTTGTCGTAGAGAGCCTCGTGGATATTCACGTTTGGCCTATAGTTTGTCGTTGATCTTCCTCATTCTCTTCACCTCTGCAGCAATAGCTGGATGCATTGTACTTTACAATGCTCAAGGGAAGTTTCATGAAAGCACCTCAAAAACACTGAAATATGTTGTCAGTCAAGCTGACTTCACCGCCGAAAACCTCAGGAATGTGTCAAATTATCTTGATGCAGCCAAGAATATTGGAGTAGATGCTATAGTTTTGCCCGATGATGTTCAAAAGAACATAGATACCATAAAAATCAAGATTAAGTCTTCTGCCGTCGAACTTTCCACCAAGGCTCATGAAAATGCGGAGCATATACAAGATGGCTTAGATGGAATGAGATTAGCTCTGGTTATTATTGCTGCTGTCATgctctttgtttcttttcttggATTCTTATTTTTGATATTTGGGCTACAAGGTCTTGTATACTTTTTGATATTTTTCGGATGGTTTCTTGTCGCGGGCACATTTATACTTTGTGGtgtatttctttttcttcacaaTGTCGTTGCAGATACTTGTGTTGCCATGGATGAGTGGGTTCAGAACCCTACTGCACATACAGCCTTAGATGAAATTCTTCCATGTGTGGATACTGCAACTGCCCAACAAACCGTTATACAAAGCAGGGATGTGACGAGACAACTAGTTATGTTGGTTGATAAAGTCATTACCGATGTTGCAAATAAAAATGTTCCGGCTCAAGCTGGACAACCTGTGTATTACAATCAATCAGGCCCCCTCATGCCTGTTCTTTGTAATCCGTATAACCCCGACCTCACAATTCGGACATGTGGTTCAGGGGAGGTTGCACTAGACAATGCTACTGAGGTTTGGAAGAGTTATACATGTGAGTTGTCTCCGGCAGGATTTTGTAAGACGCCTGGTCGGATGACCCCGGCTATTGCTTCACAAATGGAAGCTGCAGTGAATGTAAGCTATGCCTTATATCATTATGTTCCTTTCTTGGTTGAGCTACAAGACTGCACTTTTGTTCGAGAAACATTCACAGATGTAAGCAACAAATATTGTCCCGGTCTGCGCAATAACAGTCGATCGATTTATGACGGATTAGTCGTAGCATCTGTTGGTGTCATGTTGTCTTTGATCCTTTGGATCATTTATGCAAGAGAGCGGCGACATCGTGTTTACGCTAAAATAATTCATTGTTGa